One window of the Streptomyces sp. ITFR-21 genome contains the following:
- a CDS encoding SCO5717 family growth-regulating ATPase, giving the protein MSSDRDENRAGGPGPVEDPSAADDTGDHTGEFSLEPNLPAWYMQSAASAPEAEAEEPAREESGSGAEAGAAGSDTAPTADPADTAGPAAPASTGPTSTDPTDSAESAAEKAAGAGTEPVTGDFELARPARPAGAVPGIEQPKSAAAGAASDRGAEPDAGTREAADSARQDGTTPFPVAVPRRGTGERTGARPADRTPDAGTGTGTGTDADADAATGTAPAGDAAPETAEPADTEPVAPREPEGPAPAAAGRSGGPGGAVEAAGLPEPADAEQPAKRNPVWTPLPPPALAANPWAPAASHSPVPPLPPQFERAGTPRPQRPPVDPTQAPYPAPDAPDIPTPYGLPAGAALRGGHPYPPPAAAPQPPLHPGGPNPPAPPQAPDFPPPTGQPLIAGHPGGPHPPVPRSPLAPQPAQTSPPESGFPAPTAEPPAPPHPGGPHPPAPPPGPDFPPPTGQPLIAGGHGFPQQAGQPARPAGAPTVPAQPPAAYPAQPAVPYPAGESPAAAGPGGAPAATGAVPPQVPQPGYPGGAAAATPAPVPAPEAVPPVAPPFRQQAPVAPGAPGPERAAQAPQGGPGLPPSGPDASAPPAQPVAAGPLPPLPAQGGYSFPAPGQPGPAGPQSGFPQQQGLPPQAPHPGAADPRTGGVPTGAPEQWQSAAPSGAPLGYTAAVELSSDRLLRNPPKARRSGGGAQPSRFRIGGKKEEAERRRKLELIRTPVLSCYRIAVISLKGGVGKTTTTTALGATLASERQDKILAIDANPDAGTLGRRVRRETGATIRDLVQAIPYLHSYMDIRRFTSQAPSGLEIIANDVDPAVSTAFNDEDYRRAVEVLGRQYPVILTDSGTGLLYSAMRGVLDLADQLIIVSTPSVDGASSASTTLDWLSAHGYAELVARSITVISGVRETGKTIKVEDIVAHFRTRCRGVQVVPFDEHLAAGAEVDLDMMRPKTREAYFSLSAMVAEDFVRAQRAQGLWTADGLNPPPVQAPPLPGTGPYGGVPAGYPGGYGPAQQPGQVPPEPYGAPPRAPQPYPPAQGQPGPGPQVRSQAPQPPPQPFQPQSPQPRAPQPQQAWPQQSPQEPEQPPGQGQQPGYGYGYPPQR; this is encoded by the coding sequence GTGAGCAGCGATCGGGACGAGAACCGCGCGGGCGGGCCCGGCCCTGTCGAGGACCCTTCGGCGGCGGACGACACCGGTGACCACACCGGCGAGTTCAGCCTCGAACCAAATCTGCCGGCCTGGTACATGCAAAGCGCCGCGTCCGCGCCTGAGGCGGAGGCGGAGGAGCCGGCGCGGGAGGAGTCCGGCTCCGGGGCGGAGGCGGGTGCTGCCGGCTCTGACACGGCGCCCACCGCGGACCCCGCCGACACGGCCGGTCCCGCTGCTCCGGCTTCCACCGGTCCCACTTCCACCGATCCCACCGATTCCGCCGAGTCCGCCGCCGAGAAGGCCGCCGGGGCGGGAACGGAACCGGTCACCGGAGACTTCGAGTTGGCCCGGCCCGCCCGGCCGGCCGGCGCCGTCCCCGGGATCGAGCAGCCCAAGTCCGCTGCGGCGGGGGCGGCTTCGGACCGCGGTGCCGAACCGGACGCCGGTACGCGAGAGGCCGCCGACAGCGCGCGGCAGGACGGGACGACGCCGTTCCCGGTCGCCGTACCGCGCCGCGGGACCGGGGAACGCACCGGCGCACGTCCGGCCGACCGGACGCCGGACGCAGGCACGGGCACGGGCACGGGCACGGACGCGGACGCGGACGCGGCGACGGGCACAGCACCGGCAGGTGACGCGGCGCCGGAGACCGCGGAGCCGGCGGATACGGAGCCGGTCGCGCCGCGGGAGCCGGAAGGGCCGGCGCCTGCCGCGGCGGGAAGGTCCGGCGGACCGGGCGGGGCCGTGGAAGCGGCCGGACTCCCGGAGCCGGCGGACGCGGAGCAGCCGGCCAAGCGGAATCCCGTGTGGACGCCCCTGCCGCCCCCGGCCCTCGCCGCGAACCCGTGGGCGCCCGCCGCGTCGCACAGCCCGGTGCCGCCGCTGCCGCCGCAGTTCGAGCGGGCCGGGACACCGCGGCCGCAGCGGCCGCCCGTCGATCCGACGCAGGCGCCGTACCCCGCACCCGACGCTCCGGACATCCCGACGCCCTACGGTTTGCCCGCCGGGGCGGCGCTCCGCGGCGGCCACCCCTATCCGCCGCCCGCCGCGGCCCCGCAGCCGCCGCTGCACCCGGGGGGACCGAACCCCCCGGCGCCGCCGCAGGCTCCGGACTTCCCGCCGCCCACCGGGCAGCCGCTGATCGCCGGGCACCCCGGCGGCCCCCACCCGCCGGTGCCCCGGAGCCCGCTGGCGCCGCAGCCCGCGCAGACCTCGCCGCCGGAGTCCGGCTTCCCGGCCCCGACCGCCGAGCCGCCCGCTCCCCCGCACCCCGGCGGCCCCCACCCGCCGGCGCCGCCGCCGGGTCCGGACTTCCCACCGCCCACCGGGCAGCCGCTGATCGCCGGCGGCCACGGCTTCCCGCAGCAGGCAGGACAGCCGGCGCGGCCCGCCGGGGCGCCGACCGTCCCCGCACAGCCGCCCGCGGCGTACCCGGCACAGCCGGCCGTTCCGTACCCGGCGGGCGAGAGCCCGGCAGCCGCCGGGCCGGGGGGCGCACCGGCCGCGACCGGAGCCGTACCGCCGCAGGTGCCGCAGCCCGGGTACCCGGGCGGGGCCGCCGCGGCGACTCCCGCTCCCGTTCCGGCGCCCGAGGCCGTACCACCGGTGGCGCCGCCGTTCCGGCAGCAGGCGCCGGTCGCGCCCGGTGCGCCCGGTCCTGAGCGGGCAGCGCAGGCGCCGCAGGGCGGTCCCGGGCTCCCGCCGTCCGGGCCCGACGCGTCCGCTCCGCCCGCGCAGCCCGTCGCGGCGGGCCCGCTGCCACCGCTGCCCGCGCAGGGCGGCTACTCCTTCCCCGCCCCCGGTCAGCCGGGTCCGGCCGGGCCGCAGTCCGGCTTCCCCCAGCAGCAAGGTCTCCCGCCGCAGGCGCCGCACCCCGGCGCGGCGGACCCGCGGACCGGGGGCGTGCCGACCGGCGCACCGGAGCAGTGGCAGTCCGCCGCGCCGAGCGGCGCGCCGCTCGGCTACACCGCGGCCGTGGAGCTCTCCTCCGACCGCCTGCTGCGCAACCCCCCGAAGGCCAGGCGGTCCGGCGGCGGCGCGCAGCCGTCGCGGTTCCGGATCGGCGGCAAGAAGGAGGAGGCGGAGCGGCGGCGCAAGCTGGAGCTGATCCGTACCCCGGTGCTGTCCTGCTACCGGATCGCGGTGATCAGCCTCAAGGGCGGGGTGGGCAAGACGACCACCACCACCGCGCTGGGCGCCACGCTGGCCAGCGAGCGGCAGGACAAGATCCTCGCGATCGACGCCAATCCGGACGCCGGCACGCTGGGCCGCCGGGTGCGCCGGGAGACCGGGGCGACGATCCGCGACCTGGTGCAGGCGATCCCGTATCTGCACAGCTACATGGACATCCGCCGGTTCACCTCGCAGGCTCCGTCGGGACTGGAGATCATCGCCAACGACGTGGACCCGGCGGTGTCGACCGCGTTCAACGACGAGGACTACCGGCGGGCCGTCGAGGTGCTGGGCCGGCAGTACCCGGTGATCCTCACCGACTCCGGGACCGGTCTGCTCTACAGCGCGATGCGCGGCGTACTGGACCTGGCCGACCAGCTGATCATCGTGTCGACGCCTTCGGTGGACGGCGCGTCCAGCGCCAGCACCACCTTGGACTGGCTGTCGGCGCACGGCTACGCGGAACTGGTCGCGCGCAGCATCACGGTGATCTCCGGGGTCCGCGAGACCGGCAAGACGATCAAGGTCGAGGACATCGTGGCGCACTTCAGGACCCGGTGCCGCGGGGTGCAGGTGGTGCCGTTCGACGAGCATCTGGCGGCGGGCGCCGAGGTGGATCTGGACATGATGCGGCCGAAGACGCGGGAGGCGTACTTCAGCCTGTCCGCGATGGTCGCCGAGGACTTCGTCCGGGCCCAGCGGGCACAGGGGCTGTGGACGGCGGACGGGCTGAATCCGCCGCCGGTCCAGGCGCCGCCGCTGCCGGGGACCGGACCGTACGGGGGCGTCCCCGCGGGATACCCGGGCGGGTACGGCCCGGCGCAGCAGCCGGGTCAGGTGCCGCCGGAGCCCTACGGTGCACCGCCGCGGGCCCCGCAGCCGTATCCGCCGGCCCAGGGGCAGCCGGGCCCGGGTCCGCAGGTCCGTTCCCAGGCCCCGCAGCCCCCACCGCAGCCGTTCCAGCCGCAGTCGCCGCAACCGCGGGCGCCGCAGCCTCAGCAGGCGTGGCCCCAGCAGTCTCCCCAGGAGCCGGAGCAGCCACCGGGACAGGGACAGCAGCCCGGGTACGGCTACGGCTATCCGCCGCAGCGGTAG
- a CDS encoding polyribonucleotide nucleotidyltransferase, with protein MENETHYAEAVIDNGVFGTRTIRFETGRLARQAAGSAVAYLDDDTMVLSATSASKQPKEHFDFFPLTVDVEERMYAAGRIPGSFFRREGRPSEDAILTCRLIDRPLRPSFVKGLRNEIQVVCTVMALNPDHLYDVVAINAASCSTQLAGLPFSGPIGGVRVALVKGQWVAFPTHTELEDAVFDMVVAGRVLEDGDVAIMMVEAEATAKTIKLIEGGAEAPTEEVVASGLEAAKPFIKALCRAQSELAAKAAKPTADFPIFLDYQDDVFQALESSVTDELAQALTIPGKQAREAELDRVKGLAAEKLLPQFEGREKEISAAYRSLTKKLVRQRVIRDKIRIDGRGVTDIRTLAAEVEAIPRVHGSALFERGETQILGVTTLNMLRMEQQLDTLAPETRKRYMHNYNFPPYSVGETGRVGSPKRREIGHGALAERALIPVLPTREEFPYAIRQVSEALGSNGSTSMGSVCASTMSLLNAGVPLKAPVAGIAMGLISQEIDGETHYVALTDILGAEDAFGDMDFKVAGTKNFVTALQLDTKLDGIPASVLAAALKQARDARLHILDVMNEAIDVPDEMSPNAPRIISIKIPVDKIGEVIGPKGKMINQIQEDTGADISIEDDGTVLIGATEGSQAEAARTMINQIANPTMPEVGERYLGTVVKTTTFGAFVSLMPGKDGLLHISQIRKLAGGKRVENVEDVLGVGAKVQVEIAEIDQRGKLSLVPVIDGENDSDEEKDESAQ; from the coding sequence GTGGAGAACGAGACCCACTACGCCGAAGCCGTGATCGACAACGGCGTCTTCGGCACCCGTACCATCCGCTTCGAGACGGGCCGGCTGGCCCGTCAGGCCGCCGGCTCCGCCGTGGCCTACCTGGACGACGACACCATGGTGCTGTCGGCCACCAGCGCCTCCAAGCAGCCCAAGGAGCACTTCGACTTCTTCCCCCTCACGGTGGACGTCGAGGAGCGCATGTACGCGGCCGGCCGGATCCCCGGCTCCTTCTTCCGCCGCGAGGGCCGCCCGTCCGAGGACGCCATCCTCACCTGCCGGCTGATCGACCGCCCGCTGCGCCCGTCCTTCGTCAAGGGCCTGCGCAACGAGATCCAGGTCGTCTGCACGGTGATGGCGCTCAACCCCGACCACCTCTACGACGTGGTCGCGATCAATGCCGCCTCCTGCTCCACGCAGCTGGCCGGCCTGCCCTTCTCCGGCCCGATCGGCGGCGTCCGCGTCGCCCTGGTCAAGGGCCAGTGGGTGGCGTTCCCGACGCACACCGAGCTGGAGGACGCGGTCTTCGACATGGTCGTGGCCGGCCGGGTGCTGGAGGACGGCGACGTCGCGATCATGATGGTCGAGGCCGAGGCCACCGCCAAGACGATCAAGCTGATCGAGGGCGGCGCCGAGGCGCCGACCGAGGAGGTCGTGGCCAGCGGTCTGGAGGCCGCCAAGCCGTTCATCAAGGCGCTCTGCAGGGCGCAGTCCGAGCTGGCCGCCAAGGCCGCCAAGCCCACCGCCGACTTCCCGATCTTCCTGGACTACCAGGACGACGTGTTCCAGGCGCTGGAGTCCTCGGTCACCGACGAGCTGGCGCAGGCGCTGACCATCCCCGGCAAGCAGGCCCGCGAGGCCGAGCTGGACCGGGTCAAGGGCCTGGCCGCCGAGAAGCTGCTGCCGCAGTTCGAGGGCCGCGAGAAGGAGATCTCCGCGGCCTACCGCTCGCTGACCAAGAAGCTGGTCCGCCAGCGGGTCATCCGGGACAAGATCCGCATCGACGGCCGCGGTGTCACCGACATCCGCACCCTGGCCGCCGAGGTCGAGGCCATCCCGCGGGTGCACGGCTCGGCGCTGTTCGAGCGCGGTGAGACGCAGATCCTGGGTGTCACCACCCTCAACATGCTCCGCATGGAGCAGCAGCTGGACACCCTGGCGCCCGAGACGCGCAAGCGCTACATGCACAACTACAACTTCCCGCCGTACTCCGTCGGCGAGACCGGCCGCGTCGGCTCCCCCAAGCGCCGCGAGATCGGCCACGGCGCGCTCGCCGAGCGCGCCCTGATCCCGGTCCTGCCGACCCGCGAGGAGTTCCCCTACGCGATCCGCCAGGTCTCCGAGGCGCTCGGCTCCAACGGCTCCACGTCGATGGGCTCGGTCTGCGCCTCGACCATGTCGCTGCTGAACGCCGGTGTGCCGCTCAAGGCCCCCGTCGCCGGTATCGCCATGGGTCTGATCTCGCAGGAGATCGACGGTGAGACGCACTACGTGGCGCTCACCGATATCCTCGGCGCCGAGGACGCGTTCGGCGACATGGACTTCAAGGTCGCCGGCACGAAGAACTTCGTCACCGCCCTCCAGCTCGACACCAAGCTGGACGGCATCCCCGCGTCGGTGCTGGCCGCGGCCCTCAAGCAGGCCCGCGACGCCCGCCTGCACATCCTCGACGTGATGAACGAGGCCATCGACGTCCCGGACGAGATGTCCCCGAACGCGCCGCGGATCATCAGCATCAAGATCCCGGTGGACAAGATCGGCGAGGTCATCGGCCCCAAGGGCAAGATGATCAACCAGATCCAGGAGGACACCGGCGCCGACATCTCCATCGAGGACGACGGCACGGTGCTGATCGGCGCGACCGAGGGCTCCCAGGCCGAGGCCGCGCGCACGATGATCAACCAGATCGCCAACCCGACGATGCCCGAAGTCGGCGAGCGCTACCTGGGCACGGTCGTCAAGACCACCACCTTCGGCGCCTTCGTGTCGCTGATGCCCGGCAAGGACGGACTGCTGCACATCTCGCAAATCCGCAAGCTCGCCGGCGGCAAGCGCGTGGAGAACGTCGAGGACGTCCTCGGCGTCGGCGCCAAGGTGCAGGTCGAGATCGCCGAGATCGACCAGCGGGGCAAGCTCTCGCTGGTCCCGGTCATCGACGGCGAGAACGACAGCGACGAGGAGAAGGACGAGTCGGCCCAGTGA
- the rpsO gene encoding 30S ribosomal protein S15 produces MSLDVETKKQIIAEFGTKEGDTGSPEVQVALLSRRISDLTEHLKTHKHDHHSRRGLLILVGQRRRLLQYLAKKDITRFRELRERLGIRAGAAGVR; encoded by the coding sequence ATGTCGCTCGACGTCGAGACGAAGAAGCAGATCATCGCCGAGTTCGGCACCAAGGAGGGCGACACCGGCTCCCCCGAGGTGCAGGTCGCGCTGCTGTCCCGTCGGATCTCGGACCTGACCGAGCACCTCAAGACGCACAAGCACGACCACCACTCGCGTCGTGGTCTGCTGATCCTGGTCGGCCAGCGCCGCCGTCTGCTGCAGTACCTGGCCAAGAAGGACATCACCCGCTTCCGCGAGCTTCGCGAGCGCCTCGGCATCCGTGCCGGCGCGGCGGGCGTCCGCTAG
- a CDS encoding bifunctional riboflavin kinase/FAD synthetase, producing MQRWRGLEDVPGDWGRSVVTIGSYDGVHRGHQLIMGRAVRRARELGLPSVVVTFDPHPSEVVRPGTHPPLLAAHHRRAELIEALGVDALLILPFTRDFSNLTPSEFIRTVLVDGLHAKLVVEGPNFRFGHRAAGDVQFLSGLGPKYDYDLEVVDLFVRGEAGGGEPFSSTLTRRLIAEGDIEGAAEILGRPHRVEGVVVRGAQRGRELGYPTANVETLPHTAIPADGVYAGWLHVAGEAMPAAISVGTNPTFDGTARTVEAYAIDRVGLDLYGLHVAVDFLAYLRGMEKFDTIDALLERMGDDVKRARELVETAGQR from the coding sequence GTGCAGCGCTGGCGGGGCTTGGAGGACGTGCCCGGTGACTGGGGGCGCAGCGTCGTCACCATCGGGTCGTACGACGGTGTGCACCGGGGCCACCAGCTGATCATGGGCCGCGCGGTACGGCGGGCCCGCGAGCTGGGCCTGCCCTCGGTCGTCGTCACCTTCGACCCGCACCCGAGCGAGGTGGTACGGCCCGGCACCCACCCGCCGCTGCTCGCCGCCCACCACCGGCGGGCCGAACTCATCGAGGCGCTCGGCGTCGACGCGCTGCTGATCCTCCCGTTCACCCGCGACTTCTCCAACCTCACGCCGAGCGAGTTCATCCGCACCGTGCTGGTGGACGGCCTGCACGCCAAGCTGGTGGTCGAGGGCCCCAACTTCCGCTTCGGCCACCGGGCGGCGGGCGACGTGCAGTTCCTGTCCGGGCTCGGCCCGAAGTACGACTACGACCTCGAGGTCGTGGACCTGTTCGTCCGCGGCGAGGCGGGCGGCGGCGAGCCCTTCTCCTCCACGCTGACCCGCCGGCTGATCGCCGAGGGCGACATCGAGGGCGCCGCCGAGATCCTCGGGCGCCCGCACCGCGTCGAGGGCGTGGTGGTCCGCGGCGCCCAGCGCGGCCGTGAACTCGGCTACCCGACCGCCAACGTCGAGACGTTGCCGCACACCGCGATCCCCGCCGACGGGGTGTACGCGGGCTGGCTGCACGTCGCGGGCGAGGCGATGCCCGCGGCGATCTCGGTCGGCACCAACCCGACGTTCGACGGCACCGCGCGCACGGTGGAGGCGTACGCCATCGACCGGGTGGGCCTGGACCTGTACGGGCTGCACGTGGCGGTGGACTTCCTGGCCTACCTGCGGGGCATGGAGAAGTTCGACACCATCGACGCGCTGCTGGAGCGGATGGGTGACGACGTGAAGCGGGCCCGCGAACTGGTCGAGACGGCCGGGCAGCGCTAG
- a CDS encoding serine protease, protein MAARGSERDNALVRVCDLAGRPRGTGFLADLDGTVITSHEAVDGLARLVLHAPGDQVCLVEADAITPLPGYGVALVATEGLTLPALPVATHGPAHPDRRIRLRLPYRAEGSVVGPTAVTSTACDRFPFLDEVYELALDGADLNRAGAQTSGAPLIDAATGAVLAVVVASVATAPRAGHRASGFAVPLRTANAPGPLAEVLARNAATVPAHGAHLNLAGALRLTGVTVGSAAVPGEWREPLPRPELADAVQEFLAAPAQAAPLLLGLVGDPGTGRSTELARLAARRARGAHPAPTLWLRGAELRPGDGGIKDAVERALHTAARIADAASDRSHEPLHAAADAVAGLARAAGRPLLVILDAPEEMPPVLAHALPGWTAATAGWLRTSGARLAVACRGELWEQLAASTPPGASCRVPVGALTGEQAVRARERYGLPAGSLAAADAAHPLALRLLSEVRAALPADAAAGEPPTRAEIFSAHLDLVCLRTAVRLAAAAQPAVRGSAVRRLAARVAGQAHEAARRCLGPGQGRLDREAFEELFPSRTGWASAVLAEGLLVPAGTGYRFAHEEVADWLQSLHLDLGTALHALIHRWFAPSGALPEAPVRLPSRPAARAGHLPPASPVPPVAPAGHPRGLPVPRHRAGPVRQALLAAPPAARAAHLHHLLQVLDRRTPFPARFAAPLPPAAPAQEQDREADTVPIPHPGARRAAGAARPGRRPPDPRVPRVPRQAGADRAERLRPAGTTAPHPGRPAGAVGADADRAGPSGPAERRADALWWATHLVRETLTRAPDPDVLRELAGRVVVRAVARGGFTADAMGPLGHFGPAFWTALPLPVADRLDLLRLLLPADPPPGGPGPRFLTAAADLLRARPAEAMPALSAWFGDDRPLRTGTGPDTPCLTVTSAAQALLHTYRHLALDDLTEVLVSAGHPAADQVLAELADEEPSAVCRAVDRWAHDARPGRRVAAAAYGLRAAAPARTAADRELLRCAALEILARPQDGAVHGAALGILLRDPATRDRHLPAALPRFAAGDPHLTPAVLGAALSTHPEPVLRAFQARLREADAPGAADVVAELAAADAPTFARRAAALVADHLRRRPEAAPDTARFLDARLERGPGARGVLLPLVADLLLAHPPQVRRVLVPVFAAPGTPPSRPLRQELLDLALDAERDPVVLDALLTAAAEGCRGRHPLLTRDLVHRLGLLLGRRPEGAAHFDRRVVELAVAEPAFARLLREWLADGGSWDAVVGPSARRRLATVA, encoded by the coding sequence ATGGCGGCGCGCGGAAGCGAACGGGACAACGCGCTGGTCCGGGTCTGCGACCTGGCCGGACGGCCGCGGGGCACCGGCTTCCTCGCCGACCTCGACGGCACGGTGATCACCAGCCACGAGGCGGTCGACGGCCTGGCCCGGCTGGTCCTGCACGCGCCCGGCGACCAGGTGTGCCTGGTCGAGGCCGACGCGATCACCCCGCTGCCCGGGTACGGGGTGGCGCTGGTCGCCACCGAAGGGCTCACCCTGCCGGCGCTGCCCGTCGCCACCCACGGCCCCGCCCACCCGGACCGGCGGATACGGCTCCGGCTGCCGTACCGTGCCGAGGGCTCCGTGGTCGGCCCCACGGCGGTCACCTCCACCGCCTGCGACCGCTTCCCCTTCCTCGACGAGGTCTACGAACTCGCCCTGGACGGTGCCGACCTGAACCGGGCGGGGGCGCAGACGTCCGGCGCGCCGCTGATCGACGCGGCCACCGGCGCGGTGCTGGCCGTGGTGGTGGCCTCGGTGGCGACCGCGCCGCGGGCCGGGCACCGGGCGAGCGGCTTCGCCGTACCGCTGCGTACCGCGAACGCGCCGGGCCCGCTGGCCGAGGTACTGGCCCGCAACGCGGCGACCGTGCCCGCCCACGGTGCGCACCTGAACCTCGCCGGCGCCCTCCGGCTGACCGGCGTCACGGTGGGCTCGGCCGCGGTGCCCGGCGAGTGGCGCGAACCGCTGCCCCGGCCCGAACTCGCCGACGCCGTGCAGGAGTTCCTGGCCGCCCCGGCGCAGGCCGCACCGCTGCTACTGGGCCTGGTCGGCGATCCCGGCACCGGCCGCAGCACCGAACTCGCCCGGCTCGCCGCCCGCCGCGCCCGCGGCGCGCACCCCGCCCCCACCCTGTGGCTGCGCGGCGCCGAACTGCGGCCGGGCGACGGCGGGATCAAGGACGCGGTGGAGCGGGCGCTGCACACCGCCGCCCGGATCGCCGACGCCGCCTCCGACCGGTCCCACGAGCCGCTCCACGCCGCCGCCGACGCCGTCGCCGGCCTCGCCCGCGCCGCCGGCCGGCCGCTGCTCGTCATCCTCGACGCGCCCGAGGAGATGCCGCCGGTCCTGGCCCACGCGCTGCCCGGCTGGACCGCCGCCACGGCCGGCTGGCTGCGTACCTCCGGCGCCCGGCTGGCCGTCGCCTGCCGCGGCGAACTCTGGGAGCAGCTCGCCGCGTCGACGCCCCCGGGAGCGTCCTGCCGGGTCCCGGTCGGGGCACTGACGGGCGAACAGGCGGTACGGGCCCGGGAACGGTACGGGCTGCCCGCCGGTTCGCTGGCGGCGGCCGACGCGGCGCACCCGCTGGCGCTGCGGCTGCTGTCCGAGGTACGGGCGGCGCTGCCCGCCGACGCCGCGGCGGGCGAGCCGCCCACCCGCGCGGAGATCTTCTCGGCGCACCTGGACCTGGTGTGCCTGCGGACCGCGGTCCGGCTGGCCGCCGCCGCGCAGCCGGCCGTCCGGGGGAGCGCGGTCCGGCGGCTCGCCGCTCGGGTGGCCGGGCAGGCGCACGAAGCGGCCCGCCGGTGCCTGGGACCAGGGCAGGGCCGGCTGGACCGGGAGGCGTTCGAGGAGCTGTTCCCGTCGCGGACCGGGTGGGCGTCCGCGGTGCTCGCCGAAGGGCTGCTCGTCCCGGCCGGGACGGGCTACCGCTTCGCGCACGAGGAGGTCGCCGACTGGCTCCAGTCGCTGCACCTGGACCTGGGCACGGCGCTGCACGCCCTCATCCACCGCTGGTTCGCCCCCAGCGGCGCGCTGCCGGAAGCCCCGGTACGCCTCCCGTCCCGCCCGGCCGCCCGCGCCGGACATCTTCCTCCGGCGTCCCCGGTCCCTCCGGTCGCCCCGGCCGGCCACCCGCGCGGCCTGCCCGTCCCGCGCCACCGGGCGGGCCCGGTCCGCCAGGCCCTGCTGGCCGCCCCGCCGGCCGCCCGCGCGGCCCACCTGCACCACCTCCTCCAGGTCCTGGACCGCCGCACCCCCTTCCCGGCCCGCTTCGCGGCGCCGCTGCCACCTGCCGCGCCCGCCCAGGAGCAGGACCGCGAGGCGGACACCGTGCCCATTCCGCACCCGGGCGCCCGCCGCGCGGCCGGCGCGGCGCGGCCCGGCCGCCGGCCACCGGACCCCCGCGTGCCCCGCGTGCCCCGCCAGGCGGGCGCGGACCGCGCGGAGCGGCTCAGGCCGGCCGGGACCACCGCCCCCCACCCCGGCCGCCCCGCCGGTGCGGTCGGTGCGGACGCGGACCGGGCCGGGCCGTCCGGGCCGGCCGAGCGGCGGGCGGACGCCCTCTGGTGGGCCACCCACCTCGTCCGCGAGACGCTCACCCGGGCCCCGGACCCGGACGTGCTCAGGGAACTGGCCGGGCGGGTCGTGGTCCGGGCCGTGGCCCGCGGCGGGTTCACCGCCGACGCCATGGGCCCGCTCGGCCACTTCGGCCCGGCCTTCTGGACCGCTCTCCCGCTGCCCGTCGCCGACCGGCTGGACCTCCTGCGCCTCCTGCTGCCCGCCGACCCCCCGCCGGGCGGCCCCGGGCCCCGCTTCCTCACCGCCGCCGCCGACCTGCTGCGCGCCCGCCCCGCCGAGGCCATGCCCGCGCTGAGCGCCTGGTTCGGCGACGACCGCCCACTGCGGACCGGGACCGGCCCGGACACCCCCTGCCTCACCGTCACCTCGGCCGCCCAGGCGCTCCTGCACACCTACCGGCACCTGGCCCTGGACGACCTCACCGAGGTACTGGTCAGCGCCGGCCACCCGGCCGCCGACCAGGTGCTGGCGGAGCTCGCGGACGAGGAGCCGTCGGCGGTCTGCCGGGCGGTGGACCGCTGGGCGCATGACGCGCGTCCCGGGCGGCGGGTCGCCGCGGCGGCCTACGGGCTGCGGGCGGCGGCCCCGGCGCGGACCGCGGCGGACCGCGAACTGCTGCGCTGCGCCGCGCTGGAGATCCTGGCCCGCCCGCAGGACGGCGCCGTGCACGGGGCCGCGCTCGGCATCCTGCTCCGGGACCCGGCCACCCGCGACCGGCACCTGCCCGCCGCGCTGCCGCGGTTCGCCGCCGGGGACCCGCACCTGACGCCGGCCGTGCTCGGCGCCGCGCTGAGCACCCACCCCGAGCCCGTCCTGCGCGCCTTCCAGGCCCGGCTGCGGGAGGCGGACGCGCCGGGCGCGGCCGACGTCGTCGCCGAACTGGCCGCCGCCGACGCCCCCACGTTCGCCCGCCGGGCCGCGGCCCTGGTGGCGGACCACCTGCGCCGCCGCCCCGAAGCCGCGCCCGACACGGCCCGCTTCCTGGACGCACGGCTCGAACGGGGCCCCGGCGCCCGGGGAGTGCTGCTGCCGCTGGTCGCCGACCTGCTGCTGGCACACCCCCCGCAGGTGCGCCGTGTGCTGGTGCCGGTGTTCGCCGCCCCCGGCACGCCCCCGTCCCGGCCGCTGCGGCAGGAACTGCTCGACCTCGCGCTCGACGCCGAACGCGACCCGGTGGTGCTGGACGCCCTGTTGACCGCCGCCGCCGAGGGCTGCCGGGGGCGGCACCCGCTGCTCACCCGGGACCTGGTGCACCGGCTCGGCCTGCTGCTGGGCCGCAGACCCGAGGGAGCCGCCCACTTCGACCGCCGGGTGGTGGAACTCGCCGTCGCCGAACCCGCCTTCGCCCGGCTGCTGAGGGAATGGCTGGCCGACGGCGGCAGCTGGGACGCGGTGGTCGGACCGTCCGCCCGCCGCCGTCTGGCCACCGTGGCCTGA